In Xylanivirga thermophila, a single genomic region encodes these proteins:
- a CDS encoding AraC family transcriptional regulator, giving the protein MADKNTLFYEKPNIDDSTFPIKIKYVYSDESTDVFFRTHWHRHMEFLYFISGKAIIYCDSKPILAEAGDLIVINSNELHQGQNLSSKLARYCIIIDPDIFYTSFMDICETKYISPIVQNYILFQNKISNDKEIKNYIEHMINEYENHENGFELMIKGYIYQLLAILVRKYAISYLTPEEYEKRVENLEMFNSVFEYVEGHYAQKISLQTAVNMVNLSQAHFCRLFKGLTGKTFIEYVNYIRLNKAEQMLKNSDMSVTEIAISVGFSDINYFSRLFKRYKGVSPTDIRKRN; this is encoded by the coding sequence GTGGCAGACAAAAATACACTATTCTATGAGAAACCGAATATAGACGATTCTACTTTTCCCATAAAGATTAAGTATGTATACTCTGACGAATCTACGGATGTATTTTTTAGGACCCATTGGCATAGACATATGGAATTTTTATATTTTATTTCAGGAAAGGCAATTATATATTGCGATTCGAAACCTATCCTTGCAGAGGCGGGAGATTTGATAGTCATAAATAGCAACGAACTGCATCAAGGTCAAAACTTATCCAGTAAGTTAGCAAGGTATTGTATAATTATAGATCCAGACATATTTTATACCAGCTTTATGGACATATGTGAGACGAAATACATATCACCCATAGTACAAAATTATATATTATTCCAAAATAAAATATCCAATGATAAAGAAATAAAAAACTACATAGAGCATATGATTAATGAATATGAAAATCATGAAAATGGATTTGAGTTGATGATAAAAGGGTATATATATCAATTATTAGCTATACTTGTTAGAAAATATGCAATCTCTTATTTGACTCCAGAGGAATATGAAAAACGAGTAGAAAATCTAGAGATGTTTAACAGTGTATTTGAATATGTAGAAGGGCATTATGCTCAAAAAATTTCTCTACAAACGGCAGTTAATATGGTCAATTTAAGCCAGGCCCATTTTTGCAGATTATTTAAAGGTTTAACAGGTAAGACATTTATTGAATATGTTAATTATATAAGGCTTAATAAAGCAGAACAAATGCTTAAGAATTCTGATATGTCTGTAACGGAGATAGCTATTTCTGTTGGATTTAGCGATATTAACTATTTTAGTAGATTGTTTAAGAGGTATAAAGGGGTTTCACCAACTGATATTAGAAAAAGAAA
- the cysK gene encoding cysteine synthase A, with product MSDIKDNMLQLIGNTPLVRLNKVTEGAKGNVLAKVEYFNPGGSIKDRIAISMIEDAEKRGILKAGGVIIEPTSGNTGVGLAYVGAVKGYRVILTMPDTMSIERRSVLTAYGAEVILTPGAKGMKGAIEEAERLHEEIPGSFIPQQFENMANPDIHRHTTAREILKDTDGNVDIFVSGVGTGGTLTGVGQVLKEHNPNIHIVAVEPEGSPVLSGGNAGSHGLQGIGAGFIPRVLNMDIIDEIVKISDEDAFHMTKDLARREGLLVGISSGAAVCAAVSLAKVEKNADKNIVVILPDTGQRYLSTPIFTMD from the coding sequence ATGTCAGATATAAAGGATAACATGTTACAGCTTATAGGCAATACTCCCCTTGTTAGACTTAATAAGGTTACAGAAGGTGCTAAAGGGAATGTGCTTGCAAAGGTGGAGTATTTCAATCCTGGCGGGAGTATAAAGGATAGAATAGCCATAAGTATGATTGAAGATGCTGAAAAGCGTGGCATTCTAAAGGCTGGTGGGGTTATAATAGAACCTACCAGTGGAAATACGGGGGTTGGCTTGGCATATGTGGGTGCGGTAAAGGGATATAGGGTAATACTAACTATGCCAGATACAATGAGTATAGAAAGGCGTAGCGTATTAACTGCCTATGGTGCTGAAGTAATACTAACTCCAGGGGCAAAGGGTATGAAAGGTGCTATAGAAGAAGCTGAGAGATTACATGAAGAGATCCCTGGTTCTTTCATACCACAACAGTTTGAAAATATGGCTAATCCAGATATACACAGACATACTACTGCAAGGGAGATATTAAAAGATACGGATGGGAATGTTGATATATTTGTATCCGGCGTGGGTACCGGGGGTACTCTAACAGGAGTAGGACAGGTATTAAAGGAGCATAATCCAAATATTCATATAGTAGCGGTAGAGCCTGAAGGTTCGCCGGTGTTGTCAGGGGGAAATGCTGGTTCCCATGGTTTACAGGGTATAGGAGCTGGCTTTATACCAAGAGTACTCAACATGGATATAATAGATGAGATTGTAAAAATATCAGATGAAGATGCCTTTCATATGACCAAAGATCTGGCTAGGCGGGAGGGGCTTTTAGTAGGCATATCTTCAGGAGCTGCTGTATGCGCTGCTGTTAGCCTTGCAAAGGTTGAAAAAAATGCAGATAAGAATATCGTGGTCATTCTCCCTGATACCGGGCAGAGATATTTGAGTACACCAATATTTACTATGGATTGA
- a CDS encoding YibE/F family protein, with amino-acid sequence MYKKLIFILIMSLLASSIAYAFYNDNVVALVLDDPQQTEHSETIKAKIMEGKYKDTIITIERELLKDSVYDFNIEKDDKILIELYEDESNNLNANFINIWRLDKLKHLALILFIMVLIFGKIKGTLSLLSLLFSGFIIIKFMIPAILKGYDAILVSIIYSSIIIIVSFIMIAGFTKKSFASILGTIGGTAVAGALANIYSKAVKVTGFANEDVGFIVSNMGVTIDFRGLYISAVIIGSIGVVMDVSMSITSSIFEIKKHSPRISRNALINSGFEVGKDIMSTMINTLVLAYTGSSIPLLMIYVASEASVTYALNSELIAIEIIKSLCGSIGLVFTIPFTVFIASSMAQKSRMGS; translated from the coding sequence TTGTATAAAAAACTAATTTTTATACTGATCATGTCTTTACTAGCTTCGAGCATAGCATATGCCTTTTATAATGACAATGTAGTAGCCTTAGTTTTAGATGATCCACAGCAAACAGAACATTCAGAAACCATTAAAGCCAAGATTATGGAGGGAAAATACAAAGATACCATAATTACAATAGAGCGTGAACTACTTAAAGATTCTGTTTATGATTTTAATATTGAAAAAGATGATAAAATTTTAATAGAACTCTATGAAGATGAATCAAATAATTTAAATGCCAATTTTATTAATATCTGGCGTCTAGATAAGCTTAAACACTTGGCATTAATCCTTTTTATAATGGTGCTAATCTTTGGTAAAATCAAAGGGACATTATCTTTATTATCGCTCCTGTTTTCGGGCTTTATAATAATAAAATTTATGATTCCAGCTATATTAAAAGGATACGATGCCATATTGGTCTCCATAATATACTCTTCTATAATTATAATAGTAAGTTTTATAATGATAGCAGGATTCACAAAGAAAAGTTTTGCCTCTATACTCGGTACAATTGGTGGAACCGCCGTTGCAGGTGCATTAGCCAACATATATTCTAAAGCCGTAAAGGTTACCGGCTTTGCTAATGAAGATGTAGGCTTTATCGTTTCCAATATGGGCGTTACAATAGATTTTAGAGGCCTATATATAAGTGCTGTAATCATAGGAAGTATAGGTGTTGTAATGGATGTAAGTATGTCCATAACATCATCAATCTTTGAGATAAAAAAACATTCCCCCAGAATTTCACGAAACGCCCTTATAAATTCAGGATTCGAAGTAGGAAAAGATATCATGTCTACTATGATAAACACCTTAGTGCTTGCATATACCGGTAGCTCTATACCATTATTGATGATATATGTGGCATCAGAGGCATCTGTTACCTATGCATTAAATTCAGAATTAATAGCAATAGAAATTATTAAATCCCTATGTGGAAGTATAGGATTGGTATTTACAATTCCATTTACGGTATTCATTGCATCTTCTATGGCACAAAAGAGCAGAATGGGATCATAG
- a CDS encoding Fur family transcriptional regulator: protein MKEDINSLNGKLSFFENLLYKMGYKSTGQRTEILKEFLLSDTHLSVEQLYEKLRPKDMGLATIYRNIKLFTDVGILKEINIDGNNYYEIICPDEDLLHIHFKCKNCGYIMDIDEDPLIHLITQLNKIIENDYDVQLSSTEIVYYGLCKNCKKNI, encoded by the coding sequence ATGAAAGAAGATATTAATTCTTTAAATGGTAAACTATCCTTTTTTGAAAACCTGCTGTATAAGATGGGATATAAATCCACAGGGCAAAGAACAGAAATTTTAAAAGAATTTCTTCTATCTGATACCCATTTAAGCGTTGAACAACTATATGAAAAATTGAGACCGAAGGATATGGGCTTGGCAACAATATATAGAAACATTAAACTTTTTACAGATGTAGGAATATTAAAAGAAATAAATATCGATGGTAATAATTATTATGAAATAATCTGCCCAGATGAAGATCTCCTTCATATACATTTTAAGTGTAAAAACTGTGGCTATATAATGGACATAGATGAAGATCCTTTAATTCATCTGATAACCCAACTAAATAAGATTATAGAAAATGATTATGATGTTCAACTCTCAAGTACCGAAATTGTATATTATGGATTATGCAAAAATTGCAAAAAGAATATATAG
- the spo0A gene encoding sporulation transcription factor Spo0A → MEGKVKVAIADDNPNIVDIIGRCISTQNDMEVVGTANDGIIANEVIFNTCPDVVLLDMVMPRLDGLGVLETINSSSMDVRPSFICLSAVGHEDVIRRAIDLGARYYMIKPFDMNMMLRRIKEVAQKNDGAGPRISPTQNTSSQNIEEKITDIFLIIGIPAHIKGYHFLREAVKMVAENNEIINHITKELYPGIAERYNTTPSKVERAIRHAIDVAWSRGKVENINQIFGYTVYQRNEKPTNGEFIALLADKLSMDYSA, encoded by the coding sequence ATGGAAGGAAAGGTAAAGGTGGCAATAGCCGACGATAACCCAAATATTGTTGACATCATAGGGAGGTGCATTTCGACTCAAAATGATATGGAAGTTGTAGGAACGGCAAATGATGGAATAATAGCAAATGAGGTTATCTTTAATACTTGTCCTGATGTTGTGCTTTTGGACATGGTTATGCCACGGCTAGATGGTTTGGGGGTATTGGAGACCATAAATTCATCTTCTATGGATGTTCGTCCTTCTTTCATATGTTTATCTGCAGTTGGTCATGAAGATGTAATACGCCGTGCAATTGATCTTGGAGCAAGATATTATATGATAAAGCCATTTGATATGAACATGATGCTTAGGAGAATAAAAGAGGTTGCACAGAAAAATGATGGAGCAGGACCAAGGATATCACCTACGCAAAATACCAGTTCTCAAAATATAGAGGAGAAAATCACTGATATTTTTCTTATAATTGGCATTCCCGCCCACATAAAAGGCTATCATTTTCTAAGGGAAGCAGTAAAAATGGTGGCAGAAAATAATGAGATAATAAATCACATAACAAAAGAACTATATCCTGGTATAGCAGAAAGGTACAACACTACTCCGAGCAAGGTAGAGAGAGCTATACGGCATGCAATAGATGTGGCATGGAGCAGGGGAAAGGTTGAGAATATCAACCAGATATTTGGCTATACGGTTTACCAGAGAAATGAAAAACCGACAAATGGTGAGTTTATAGCACTTTTAGCTGACAAATTAAGCATGGATTATTCGGCGTGA